In a single window of the Terriglobia bacterium genome:
- a CDS encoding ABC transporter permease translates to MNKILAIAENTFKEAIRDKILYSLVLFALLMIGSSVILGMISINIETKVTVDVGLSSMSLIGAVIAVFIGINLVHKEIDKRTLYSILAKPVRRTEFILGKFFGLAFTLFVNLVIMAVGLVLVLAYVKGRAYSRGQMTEIHGSLFVAVFLIFLQLLLITGIAIVFSSFSTPTLSAMFTLALYFIGQFNADIRHFGVEAGNTGIRIITSGLYYLLPNFGNFNVIAGVSHGQPIAGALVLYDVAYSIVYLAVLLSAAAVIFNQRNLK, encoded by the coding sequence ATGAACAAGATTCTCGCCATTGCTGAAAACACCTTCAAGGAGGCCATCCGGGACAAGATCCTTTACAGCCTCGTCCTGTTCGCTTTGTTGATGATCGGGAGCTCGGTGATTCTGGGCATGATTTCCATCAATATTGAGACCAAGGTGACAGTGGATGTGGGATTGAGCTCGATGTCGTTGATCGGCGCGGTGATCGCGGTCTTCATCGGTATCAATCTGGTCCACAAAGAGATCGACAAGAGGACGCTTTATTCGATCCTGGCCAAGCCGGTCCGGCGCACCGAGTTTATCCTGGGGAAGTTTTTCGGACTCGCCTTCACGCTCTTTGTCAACCTGGTGATTATGGCGGTGGGATTGGTGCTGGTGCTCGCGTACGTGAAGGGGCGAGCCTACTCCCGGGGTCAAATGACCGAAATTCACGGCAGTCTGTTTGTGGCGGTGTTTCTGATCTTTCTGCAACTGCTGCTGATCACGGGAATCGCAATTGTGTTTTCCTCGTTTTCGACCCCGACGCTTTCGGCCATGTTCACGCTGGCGCTCTATTTCATCGGCCAGTTCAATGCCGACATCAGACATTTCGGGGTGGAAGCGGGCAATACGGGGATACGGATCATTACCTCGGGCTTGTATTACCTGCTTCCCAACTTTGGCAACTTCAATGTGATCGCGGGAGTGTCGCACGGCCAGCCCATCGCGGGAGCACTGGTCCTTTAT